In Bacillus cereus ATCC 14579, a single window of DNA contains:
- a CDS encoding VOC family protein has translation MKIEHIAIWVNDLECMRDFYMKYFNGKANSLYHNKTKQFESYFITFESGARLELMRKKGIENKPNLNITGYTHMAFSVGSEERVNELTKVIKDAGYPLLNGPRFTGDGYYESVIGDPEGNQIEITI, from the coding sequence ATGAAAATTGAACATATTGCAATTTGGGTAAATGACTTAGAATGTATGCGTGATTTTTATATGAAATACTTTAATGGTAAAGCAAACTCTTTATATCATAATAAAACGAAACAATTTGAATCTTATTTTATTACGTTCGAATCTGGAGCAAGACTTGAACTTATGCGTAAAAAAGGGATTGAAAATAAGCCTAATTTAAACATAACCGGCTATACTCATATGGCTTTTTCTGTCGGTAGTGAAGAACGTGTGAATGAACTAACAAAGGTGATAAAAGATGCTGGTTATCCTTTATTAAATGGACCACGTTTTACTGGAGATGGCTATTATGAAAGTGTAATAGGCGATCCAGAAGGCAATCAAATAGAAATTACGATTTAA